The segment ATAttcaaaaacttcttttcgACCTTCCTTATCGTAAATCTTTAATCTAACTTCTCTGCAACTTTGTGTATTGAGACTGCGATTTTTCTTTAGCCCCATCAAATACAAAGCTCTGGAGTTTGTCTTAATTTTGTTGACATTTTGTGAGATTTCACATCGAAAAATGGCGAGAGAAGGGGGATGCAGTGTATACCACCACCAACAGCTACAAAAAAACTCATACATTTTggtatttcaaattaaataaacttacgAAATCATATATTCTCCCAAATCATTCTTCGAATAAGTTTGATTGAGCACTTTGAGCACCTCGGGTTTCTCACTTGCATTCTGTGATGCCGTCACGGTCCTCAGGTGTCCAATAGTGAGATTACCCCCCGCCACCCTCAGGGGTTCACTGTGGGTAACATGGCCACCCACACTTCCAGCCACGGCTATTAAAACACCGAGAAGTGCCCAAGAACACATCATTCTGCCACGAGACGCGCACTTTGAAGGAATATTCTCGCAGAGAAAGCTCCGATCAACTGACGAGCTTGCACGCCAAGACTAATATTTAGAGGTAAACTCCATAACTGGAGAGGCATGGGAGAATCAGCAAAAAAACccaaccttttttttctcatctccaACGTACAAAGAATACATGGACACGATAATGGATACTCAAagatcgtttttttcttcttctttagcCATCTCTATTGCTTTTTTGTGACAATCATCTTGAGCAGGTTCTCAGCAAATCGCAAATGCAATAATTATGCTATTTACTCCGCGCGTTATTCAATTTTTGCGTTGCGTCTCAATTGCGTTTTATGCAAATATGCGCAACATGACAAAAAAGCAATGTTTGATTTTTGgttgatgattttttgatagatattttgttgatttgtAGACGATTTATTTGTTAATATGTAATGTGCAGAGATTAAGTTATGTAAAGGATTTATGTAGTGGATATATATTAAGTTCAATGCTTTTATAATAATTACAGAGGTATTTAAAATGCTAGTCTTCCATTAATAAGATTAAGAGGAACATGGCCCTAAAGTGTTCTTTTTAATCATATGGATAAAAGATATTATATAATtcgtatttaaaaaattcacctttgatttatttttatatcgTTTAACGGATCCtttgaaaaagtaaattaatacTGACATACCTGTAGGTCCTGTATGTAGATATTTTCTAAACTGATATCTAATCTGTCTAATCTTATTGATACTTTCGTTTTTATTAGAGGtcctttcctttttttaactCCCAGTTGTGAAAGGATTTCTGACTAATACCGAGAAGTTGAACATAAATCTCTTTtcgttaattttattgttaaaatttctcaatttctctgtgaatctcgacaaattttccatcaatttcttctctaaatTTATCCAGAGTCCTTTGAAAGGACTGAAAGCTTTGTATTAGTGCAAGGAAGCTTTAAAAGCCCTACCTCAATTTTTCAGCGAGTTGCCTCCAAtacaatttcaacaaaatttcacagaaaaatttctaaaagtCTATTTAATACTTTTCCTCCTTTATGCGTTACAAGATTGTTCACGCAATGCTATTAGTATTTTAtctgtaaataaattatcatagCAATAAATGGTGCCATTTTAAGAGGTGACACTCGAGTGCTGCCTTGTCTGCATAAGCAGTAGACAATTGGATGAGTATCTCTTCACAGCAATTCCaccttaaaataaataaaaagaatgcactttattctaaaatcttttctgtTTTTGGTTGTGTTTAACCTTTGTGTTGCGTCGGATTCCACGCTTGTGAGTTACGAAAATGTTATTATGAAGGAGGAATATCATTTCAAGtaagttaaattaaagaaaatgattctttcttaTTAATGAATCTAGTTAATTCATGAAGTTTCCTgttccttttaatttaataaaatgtttttaactattaaaaaaataaattcaaaacagCTCGATTTGAAACACTTAAttgtattataaattttaggtaaatttgaaaaaaaaaccttctaatatttaaataaaaattatatcactTTGTATATCTTTCAacggaaatttttcaaaaaatatttgattaattaaaaatttttcttctatactAAATAGATATGAAACAAGTGATGGCCAGGTGCGAGAAGAAATGGGAATCCTGATGAATCCTGGAACCCCAGATGAGGAATTCGTGGTGATGGGCATGTACTCCTACAACTCAAGCGGTGCAATGCAAATTGTAATGTACCGAGCTGATCGTCAGGGTTTCGCGCCAAAAGTCTTATTCACACGCACAGGGCCCATGAAGTCACTCGACCGTAGAATCCTCCTCTCTCTCGTCGGTTGATTTGCAATTCTACACCTAGCAGAGTGAAGGTATGAAGAAATAAACTGATGAGATTGTATGATCAGACATCCTACTCTAagtcaaaaataaatacataacatACGTCTTTCCGTTCCGCGGAAGAATTCGCCAGATTTGTCATGCTAAAGAAAAACACtcagcaatttttcattttggacTCAACATTTTGGGGTTGTTTGTGTACAATTTGTTTATCTTTCAACAGTCCAGACTGTCCACGAGCCTCCAATGGgaaatgataaattcattttgggcGATACTTGACACGGGATCGCTTTTAGAGACCCCGCAATGGCGcaacaaaattattcaaaattcccaaatgcacaaaaaattatcgaaatttttattccttttcaacaccAATTTGTCATCTGACGGAGGGGTTATGAtcgtaaaattaattaattattatattgctACATTACAAGAATTgtagaaagattttttatagcGTGCAGCGGTTAAGatcgatggaggcgcctggttattAGAAACTTTAGTGTGTCAAATAGACTTTTACACGTAATTTGGAATCAAAATAGCCTTTATTTGATCTACAGATCATTAAGTTTATCCAACAAGAGATTTGAGGGCATTTGGATCAATAGCTAGAGAAGGTATAGGTGCTCCTACCGGAGGAGGTTTACTTATTGTAGAAACATTGGCTCTATATCCATTGATTCCAGCCACATAGTCAACTCTGTAAAGTTGATTATCATCCCCATAAAAAGTGTAGAATCCTCTAACATCTAATACTTGAACTTCTTGATCACCGCTCTTCTGCAGAAGGACAACTCCGTGTTCATCCCGAAATTGATCATCAGTAGAATAActagaaagaatattttcaattaacattaggaaaagaaaatgtctttgaTTGTTTAAAGGATTACCTGAAGTCGTATCCATCCTCAGTCCTTGATGATTTGTAACTTATCAAGTCCGAATGATTTTCCAGAGGAAGCGCCATTGCTAAGAAAGCCATAGCAATGGTAAGGCAAAGGatctataaaataataaataaatatatttgtcTGGGGTAAATTTTTGGGTAGTTTGTTCAAACATTTCTGTTCTTTTCTACGGGAAAATTAATCCCATTCATCCAAATATCCTActcattaatttaataattcaattcaactccataattttctcagaaatatcaaaagaatgcataaaaaaagttcaaataagCTTCAttggaaatgaaataaaaagaaaattctagaAACTGAGCACGAAAAAGAGGCACGTTCCACAACTTAAATCTTGAACCCTTCTCCTGCAAtcagcttttaaaaaattactgaACAACGTCCCTTTCACACAAGTAAACTGAAAATATCAACTCTTACTTTTACTATCACcatttcttaaagatttaggtgctttttctctctttttgctACTGAAATGTGTGTCCATTCACGAATTTTTCGCGACTGATGCCGTATGGCTAGAGCCCCCAAGAAACTCACTCTCTTATTTCCACACTcaaggagaaaaataataatcgcggagttgtgattttttttatttgcctGATTAGCAACTTGCGGTGTATATAGCAGGTTGCAAAAGAATGGTCCACAGATGAGATAAAATACCAACGCAGCAGAATATGGTCTTGAATTTCCTGCATAAAACAAGTTTATGTTCACACACGCCTCAACATTCTTTTCcgatttcattttcatttctttttttttgcaaaatctttgaatttatttaattttgataaaagtttctaaatgggagaaaaaatggatttttgtacataaattgaGATCACCTATCCGACCAATGATTTGAGTGCATTGGGATCAATATAGGCTACTTCCGGTTGTGCAGGTGTAATTGTGATATTAGCCCTGTATCCATTGACCCCAGCCACGTAGGTCACGGTGTACACTTGAAAATCATCACCCACATATGAATACGAGCCATGCACCTCTAGATCAGCTTTGGGTTCTTCAGCATCCTTGGAGATTATTTTACGCGGGATTAGCACTCCGTGTTCCTCGCGAGTTTGATCATCTGTGGAGAAGCTGCAGAGACAAAAATGTAGGTGGACAGGTACAAATTGCCATggtattaatttaaatggcGCGGCAAAGCAGCTTCACCTGAAGTCGTAACCATTATCATTTTGTGTTGCGCTATAGCTCAGTAAATCCGGGGATGTATCCAGTGGGAGGGCTGCAGCCAAAAGAGCCGTCATTGCCAATAAAATGATAATCttcagaaagaaaaagaagtcataaaaattaattttaaactgagaattgattttatttattaaaggaGGTTTTATCgcgaaaaaaagctcaatactgcaaaaagaagctttttcagGCATCCCCATAAATATATGTGTTATGACAACCATCAGTGATCTTAACGCAGTAtttaatgacgtcattttaaGAGTTTAATCTTTTATATCTTTCCTTATTAATTTGCATCGTTTGCATTAATAAATCCACGCGCGTGAACTTTAAGATTGAGATACCCGAAGAAGCTataattagaataattttaatatttttggaggTTCTTTCACGGAAAgtaaaaacgaataaataGCCTTGAAGtatctttttatttgaattgtaTTGCTATGAACAGAgacaaattataaaaatcaatattttgcatagaACAGaacattcaaatatttttataacaaCAAGAAATCATCCCTGGAATCATCCAACCAAAGATTTGAGTGCATTGGGATCAATAATTGGCACTTCTAGTTCATGTGCCTCTGTTATGGTAACATTAGCCCTGTAACCATTAACCCCAGCTACATAGGTCACAGTGTACATATTTTGATCATCGCCTATATAGGAATAGGATCCATGCACTTCCAATTCAACTTCCGGTTCTTCGGCATTCTTGGCACTTCCTGGGCGACGAATTAAAACTCCATGCTCATCTCGGGATTGTTCACCTGTTGCGAAACTGCAAAAAGTGTAGGTGGACAGGtgtagaaaaattgcaaaccGGAATTACATAATTAACATGCAGCTTTTGTTGCAAGGAAAAGGAGTTATCACCTGAAGTCGTAACCATTGTCATTTTGTGTTGCACTGTAATTTAACAAATCCGAATCCAATGGGAAGGATGCAACTAAAAGGATCGTCGTGGCCAACAAAAAGATGAGCTTTTGGGAGAGAAATCGTccttaaaatataattctttttccttttttctggaaagttaattttatcGCTTTTGCGGAATAtatgaaattctttcaatatttttctgcgCCTTCAAATACATTCATTTCCTTCGTAATTAAATGAGTTTTCTGACCTGTTCATGCTTGTTGTGAAATTCTATATAAGCTCAAAGCTTTTGGATTAACAAATCCACTCGTGAACTTTAAATAAGCCCGTTAAACTGAAGGtacatacaataaaaatttttgcaaattaataaatttctgatGCTTTGCAGTTTTTCTAAATTCCcccacatgaaaaaaaaaatgtcaaggCTCCTGATTGTTATATACTCAATGAGGTGCTAAAGACAAACAAAAGTCATCAAAATTAAACCATTGTGGTTAAGTAACTTCATTGGAAATTAGGAGTAATTTGTACCAATTTGAACATCTTCTATAAATCTCAATAGATTCCCttgtttttctcaaaagattcatcaaaatattaaagttcGCTGTGAACAAAAACTACCTGCAATCAAAAGCTTCTCGCGCTGAAAATGAAccaaaaaaagcttctctgTGCGAGGCAATTACCCCGTGAAAGTCTTCccaatttatgatttaaagaataattagtgCAACATAAAAAACTCACTTTCACGGTCATTTTTAACAGTTTATCGTCCACACCAGCAGGTCTTTAAGAATGTAAACGCGATCACAGATTTTACACGACTGATGCCAAGATTGAGCTTCCTTTGACTTTTACTTGACGGAAAACTCATACGAAAACacgattttttattagtaACGATTAACATTGGAGATACAATTTGTTCCATCAgtgaatttgtgaatttcctTGACCctgtgaagaagaaatatcaAGTTAACCCCACCAGGAATTCTTCGAAATTCTCTGTGAGAATTCATTTGGCATGGATGCTCTGCTAAATGCATAAATACTTTGgatatcttttaatttaaaaaaaaaatcatggatTTAGTGCAAAGAGTTTGAAGGAAACATAAATCGTTCCATTTCGGATATGTAGCTACATACAATCTCCATTCAAGCATACCTCCTTGGGTCCCTTGCATAGTGCTTCTGTTCTTTCTCACCGACACCAGTAGTGCTTGATTTTCCTGCTCTGATGCGCGGGATTTATTGACCGCATGCAAAAGGAACAGTGATTAATTATTTGTGCAGCACTCAAGAGCTCAAAACCTCTCGATGTCTGCAAAAAAGTCACTTGAAatgttgatcttttttttcctcctcgtGCATAAGATCTTCCGCAAGAAGCCGCGAAGCAAAAACTTATCACTGGTTGCTGTTTAAAACGCAACcaagaagctttaaaaaaaaaggctgAAAAATCCAACTCGAGGGAGGGAAAAGATTTCTTGTTTTattggatatttttggaatGGAGGAGTGTGAGGAATTTCCGAGAATTGAGCTACACGACATTATGAGGTAATCTTTGGGTAAAATAATGTGCTATCAGATGAAATTTATCGCATTGAtgtttaccaaaaaaaaagtttccaatATATGCTGAATTTTTAGGAAAGtctagctttttttttcttttggtgaatttatttctctaagttatgggaaataatttagaaaaaaataacattgttACAGGGTGTGGCAAAATAGGTGTCCCAAAactcttaatttatttattttttttttataaaggaGATCACTCATTTTTGGACATCTCAGATTTGtttaaaaacgttaaaacCACCGCCTTATCTTtgtttcatattttctttaaatgcaTTAGAGAAgaaaggagcaaaaaaatatctaaaaggTCAAGAACGAGctcaaattataattttcccaaGGAGATTATACAGAGTGTTTCTCTCGGATTGACACGGACCCTTGACGCCCCCGGAGAGAGCACCTCAGCTCCCACCAAAAAAGCTAAACTAACCACGTCAAGAAAACAACCATCAAATATACAGAGTATAAGGCTCATTTTATAAGGAATTttctgccctacaactctttctcagatcattttgtctgattgttatttttgaaaaaaataattattattttagctCTAACAAGatcttttagagctttttagAGCTTAaggtaatgtttttttttatttgagaaaaaattctcacaaagaAACTCAACATAATCTCCACAAAATCTCGGGACGTTTATTGTGAAGCGCAGTGTGATTCCTCATCAGATGGCCAAGCCCATTCAAGCAAACAAACTTGAGGCTAAATTGCctttttatcagaattttcTATCATCATTTACAGCAAAAATTAGGAGACATCTATTTTAGATACCGTGCTAACTATCTAATCTGTGAGATCGGGTGACGCCAATGCGTTGATTTTCTAATCCTCTGCaaatctaatttatttggTGCTAAATCGCATCAAAATTCTACGTGATTCCCCCAAAACATTGGCTCATAAACAAGGCCATAGAAGAAATCATTAACCCGGACATTTATTGTCCACCCAGAATCATCCTGACACTAATTGGTTACCATCTCATTTTCAAGTCAAATTCCTTAATTGCCCTCGTTTAATCATGTAgcataaaaatccttttgtgGCTCTTCCTCAATTTGGGAGATTAGttgagagagcaaaaaaaaaataacgaaacaCACCTATAGTCTTCTCGCAGCTTTTGAGGCAGAATATTTGGCGGGTTTAACAGAGAGATTTTGCAGAGATATGCCATGATTTTGGGGAGGTTTCTCGCAGGTGTTTTGTTGTCTAGcgcaaaaaagaagaagaagagacaCAGAGAGAGACTTATTGTGTCTCCTGTGGGGCCCACCTGGGTAAACTATCTTGTTTATTTCTGTTGAAATTCCCCCATTTCTCATGAAGAACCACCATTTGAATATCAATGAGTTCTCTTCGCGAGAGAAATCCGGTATCTCCCTGATGCGATTTATCCCCAACTGTGGGAATTTGCAGAACCAAGTGGGagtttttgtggaaaaaggatttgaagaagaaaataaaatggaaaagaaatatatttttgattcATCGTCATTTATTTGtcacaaaaattgacaattAGCCTAAGTAAATTGGTCAATATTCTGCAATTTCCCGAATCTCCTAGGCATGGGTAATTGGCGTCTTCTTTACATGTGGATGGAATCCTGTGTCGTCGGCGAAGTAAGTTACAACGTAGAGCAGACCATCATTTACGTAACTGTAGGAGCCTCGAACAACGTAGGATTCATCTTCGGTACCGGGATTTACGACCTCACCCTCCTCTTTTCGCTTCTGACCATCCTCAGTCTCATACCTGTACAAGAAAATtgcggaaaaaaatattcttttgcttcaaaatttttcttatgaaattgctcaaaagctcaaagattgaaaatttaatttgaagatCAAAGATTAGTTTTCTACTCACGAGAAAGAATAGTGCGTGTCATCACTTTCACTATTGTAGTGAGTTACATCAATGATGGGTTTCCTCGTGACTTTCTCAGTTGTTGGAGCCCTAGTGGGGTAGTTGTAGGTTCCGTGGTAGGGCTCTGGGGTTCTGGCAAAATGGGCAGGTTGAACTTCTGTTTGGTGAACTTTTGGCTCTGGCTGATAGTCATAGTAGTCAGGTGTCCTATAGTCTTGAGGGCGAGGTTTGGCTGCTACCACCACGATCACGGCAAAGAGAGCAATctgaggaaataaattaaaatttaaaagcgaAAATTAAGTCACGAAAGGACGaagagttttatttaaaatttttttaatcggaaaattatttctttcaattttaggaaaggaaaaagtttaatgaaaatatttaaattatttacattaagACTTTTGTTtgaactttttaattatttttactttaaggattttcactaaaaaaaaagcatatttCTGAGTAGAATTCTTGATTcgaatttttgattatttttcacggaaattgttaaaaaaaaatgatgatgatcattgtgaaaaatattatgcacaaatatttaattctttgcttattttctgcaattttctttctcattgattttaaaattaaaaatcgaattaaataaatcttctacACTCTTATTTctgaaagataaattttttttgtctttaatcTGATCTAAAAATCCTTTGCTTTTAAAGGTTCAcaaatctttaagaattaaaaaaaaatcttctctttgcaaaattttataattccaaaagattttttttagaataatttaaactCTTGAGAAACTAACCAAGAacttcattttcactttttttaaggattacAAAACACTCTTTTGGCACAAAGGAGAAGTTACTTGGATGAGAATATCCAGATGAAGAACTCCCAAGTCCCCACGGACCTTGCTTATATAgcggagaatttttttttagccaaaAGATGTGACCAAAAAGGCGAGAAAAGAGTCAAAGACCCAATAAAAATCCAGTTCTTTTCTCATCTTTTCTCGAACATATTCAAACGAAATTCACATCGGAGGGAGACATCCACAAATATacatgatgatgatggtggaggaagaaaaaataaaaaagtccTCGTACTCCTATTATTTATTGCACATCGATAAAAGAtggatttttgcaaatttattggaCATCTCGCCAAAGGAATTCTTTATTGTGT is part of the Lutzomyia longipalpis isolate SR_M1_2022 chromosome 3, ASM2433408v1 genome and harbors:
- the LOC129794023 gene encoding endocuticle structural glycoprotein SgAbd-2-like: MKFLIALFAVIVVVAAKPRPQDYRTPDYYDYQPEPKVHQTEVQPAHFARTPEPYHGTYNYPTRAPTTEKVTRKPIIDVTHYNSESDDTHYSFSYETEDGQKRKEEGEVVNPGTEDESYVVRGSYSYVNDGLLYVVTYFADDTGFHPHVKKTPITHA
- the LOC129794281 gene encoding uncharacterized protein LOC129794281 yields the protein MTVKLIFLLATTILLVASFPLDSDLLNYSATQNDNGYDFSFATGEQSRDEHGVLIRRPGSAKNAEEPEVELEVHGSYSYIGDDQNMYTVTYVAGVNGYRANVTITEAHELEVPIIDPNALKSLIIILLAMTALLAAALPLDTSPDLLSYSATQNDNGYDFSFSTDDQTREEHGVLIPRKIISKDAEEPKADLEVHGSYSYVGDDFQVYTVTYVAGVNGYRANITITPAQPEVAYIDPNALKSLILCLTIAMAFLAMALPLENHSDLISYKSSRTEDGYDFSYSTDDQFRDEHGVVLLQKSGDQEVQVLDVRGFYTFYGDDNQLYRVDYVAGINGYRANVSTISKPPPVGAPIPSLAIDPNALKSLVG